A DNA window from Oryzias latipes chromosome 5, ASM223467v1 contains the following coding sequences:
- the LOC101155507 gene encoding myosin regulatory light chain 2, ventricular/cardiac muscle isoform-like: MAPKKAKKRAAEGANSNVFSIFEQAQIQEFKEAFTIMDQNRDGFIDKNDLRDTFAALGRLNVKQEEIDDMLKEASGPINFTVFLTMFGEKLKGADPEETILNAFKVFDPEGKGVLRKDYVTQMLTTQADRFSAEEMEQMFTAFPPDVSGNLDYKNLVHIITHGEEKDQE, encoded by the exons ATG GCCCCCAAGAAAGCCAAGAAGAGGGCAGCAGAGGGAGCAAATTCCAACGTATTCTCCATATTTGAGCAGGCCCAGATCCAGGAGTTCAAAGAG GCCTTTACTATTATGGACCAGAACAGGGACGGCTTCATTGACAAGAATGATCTTAGGGACACTTTTGCTGCCCTGG GACGACTGAACGTGAAACAGGAAGAGATCGACGACATGCTCAAAGAGGCTTCCGGCCCAATCAACTTCACCGTCTTCCTCACCATGTTTGGAGAAAAACTCAAAG GTGCTGATCCAGAGGAAACGATCCTGAATGCGTTTAAAGTCTTTGACCCTGAAGGGAAAGGAGTGCTAAGGAAGGATTA CGTGACACAGATGTTAACGACACAAGCCGATCGATTCTCCGCCGAAGAG ATGGAGCAGATGTTTACTGCCTTCCCCCCTGATGTGTCAGGAAACCTGGACTACAAGAATCTGGTTCACATCATTACTCACGGAGAGGAAAAGGATCAGGAGTAa